Proteins from a genomic interval of Opitutus sp. ER46:
- a CDS encoding MFS transporter, which yields MNTSAASPAAAPAKKSLFVLADGRNLIVTFALVSSLFLLWGFCNGMIDVMDKHFQNELHLTLAQSAWVQFAHYLGYFLMALPAGWLATKLGYKGGIIAGLLMVAVGGFWFIPATHIAQFWAFLLGVCVIAAGLTFLETVANPYTTVLGPPEYAASRINLAQSCNGIGWILGPLAGGMFFYGKDASGASTGSQTLWIPYAAVAVVVILLAVVFYFANVPDVKSQDVYHVEATKRTGATESAAGSAGFGAIYTLLLGNISVLAVSIGMILWVILNALGVSSAAVGVASSLPHPGIAHVAESNALAIVIGWAAGVSMLVAAVVLARTVRRMPSHSIWSHPHFSGAPLAQFFYVAAQAGIFSFFINYMTSEVPAVPEAWDSGWRAALLERNAAGVMGLSDKGASFLVSVGFFCFLAGRFSGAAILRKFAAHKVLGLYGVLNVLACLLVFLRLGWLSVACVFLSYFFMSIMFPTIFALGIHGLGSRAKRASAYIVMAIMGGAIVPKIMGAVGDAHGMSRAFIVPLVCFGIVAAYGFGWSRLAGGNGAANVSLTKGH from the coding sequence GTGAATACCTCCGCTGCCTCCCCCGCGGCTGCCCCGGCGAAGAAGAGCCTCTTCGTTTTGGCGGATGGCCGAAACCTGATTGTGACCTTCGCGCTCGTGAGCTCGCTGTTCCTCCTCTGGGGGTTCTGCAACGGGATGATCGACGTGATGGACAAACATTTTCAGAACGAGCTGCACCTCACGCTGGCGCAGTCGGCCTGGGTGCAGTTCGCCCACTACCTCGGCTACTTTCTGATGGCGCTGCCGGCCGGCTGGCTCGCGACGAAGCTCGGCTACAAGGGCGGCATCATCGCGGGCCTGCTGATGGTCGCCGTGGGCGGCTTCTGGTTCATCCCGGCGACGCACATCGCGCAGTTCTGGGCCTTCCTCCTCGGCGTGTGCGTGATCGCCGCCGGCCTGACCTTCCTCGAGACGGTCGCCAATCCGTATACGACGGTCCTCGGGCCGCCGGAATACGCAGCGTCTCGCATCAACCTAGCGCAGTCCTGCAATGGCATCGGCTGGATCCTCGGCCCGCTTGCGGGCGGCATGTTTTTCTATGGCAAGGATGCGAGTGGCGCGAGCACGGGAAGCCAGACGCTCTGGATACCCTATGCGGCCGTGGCGGTCGTAGTGATTCTTTTGGCAGTGGTATTTTACTTTGCGAACGTGCCTGATGTGAAGTCGCAGGACGTTTATCACGTGGAGGCCACGAAGCGTACGGGCGCCACGGAGAGTGCCGCTGGATCGGCTGGGTTTGGAGCAATCTATACACTACTGCTCGGTAATATTTCGGTGCTTGCCGTAAGCATAGGCATGATTTTGTGGGTCATACTGAACGCATTGGGCGTCAGTTCTGCGGCGGTTGGCGTGGCGTCATCGCTGCCTCATCCCGGTATCGCTCATGTCGCGGAGTCCAACGCGCTCGCGATCGTGATCGGTTGGGCTGCAGGTGTCTCCATGCTTGTTGCCGCAGTGGTTCTCGCAAGAACGGTGAGACGGATGCCTTCGCATAGCATTTGGTCGCACCCGCACTTTTCCGGCGCGCCGCTGGCCCAGTTCTTTTACGTAGCGGCGCAGGCAGGTATCTTTAGTTTCTTTATCAATTACATGACCTCTGAAGTGCCTGCTGTGCCAGAGGCATGGGACTCAGGATGGAGGGCGGCACTGCTCGAAAGAAATGCGGCGGGTGTCATGGGCCTGAGCGATAAAGGGGCATCGTTTCTGGTTTCAGTTGGATTCTTCTGCTTCCTCGCCGGCCGGTTTTCCGGGGCGGCGATTCTCCGCAAATTTGCCGCGCACAAGGTGCTCGGCCTGTACGGCGTCCTCAACGTGCTGGCGTGCCTGCTGGTGTTCCTGAGGCTCGGCTGGCTGTCGGTCGCGTGCGTGTTCCTGAGCTATTTCTTTATGTCAATCATGTTCCCGACGATCTTCGCGCTCGGGATCCACGGCCTCGGCAGCCGGGCGAAGCGCGCCTCGGCCTACATCGTGATGGCAATCATGGGTGGCGCGATCGTGCCGAAGATCATGGGCGCCGTGGGCGATGCGCATGGCATGTCGCGCGCGTTCATCGTGCCGCTGGTCTGCTTCGGCATCGTCGCGGCCTACGGCTTCGGCTGGTCACGGCTCGCCGGCGGCAACGGCGCCGCGAACGTATCGCTGACGAAAGGACACTAG
- a CDS encoding alpha-L-fucosidase — translation MSSPVAPAILAAFLLSAAAVAQTPAPAAAPAPSAPAVSSPAVSTPDSSTSTPSTPAVVKDYDTPAAREARIQWFREAKYGLFIHWGLYSIPAGTWKGQRSPGLGEWIMNRMQVPVAEYEKLAGGFAPVHFDAEAWVQMAVDAGMKYIVITAKHHDGFAMYHSKVSPFNVVDATPWGRDPIKELADACARHHLPFGFYYSQSQDWHERGGAGNDWDFPADAVKDQDGSYDQYLRTKAEPQVRELLTGYGPVCLIWFDTARMMGGERGRRFVDLVRSLQPNTLIDGRLGVPGDYASTGDNAIPARERQGDWEVPATINHTWGYRTDDTDWKAPGDILFKLVDIVSKGGNYLLNIGPMADGVIPQGSVDNLRTVGRWLKVNGEAVYGAGRTPFGEEYGDYAQSLKNRQGEPWFLPLQEWRCTTKPGKLYFTVFHVGGAPRKGADAMFRLPNFKNAIKRAYYLHDPQQTPLPIQPHPEGGRYVDVTRHLNDTMGWVLVVEIEGDTVVKG, via the coding sequence ATGTCTTCTCCTGTCGCTCCCGCGATCCTTGCTGCTTTCCTGCTGTCTGCTGCCGCGGTCGCCCAGACGCCCGCGCCGGCGGCGGCGCCCGCTCCCTCCGCGCCCGCCGTTTCTAGTCCCGCCGTCTCCACTCCCGACTCCTCGACTTCCACTCCCTCCACTCCCGCCGTCGTGAAAGACTACGACACCCCTGCGGCCCGCGAGGCGCGGATCCAATGGTTCCGCGAGGCCAAGTACGGGCTCTTCATCCACTGGGGGCTGTACTCGATTCCCGCGGGCACCTGGAAGGGCCAGCGTTCGCCCGGCCTCGGTGAGTGGATCATGAACCGCATGCAGGTGCCCGTCGCCGAGTACGAGAAACTCGCCGGCGGCTTCGCGCCCGTCCACTTCGACGCCGAGGCCTGGGTGCAGATGGCGGTGGACGCCGGTATGAAGTACATCGTCATCACCGCGAAGCACCACGACGGCTTCGCGATGTACCACTCGAAGGTCTCGCCGTTCAACGTCGTCGACGCCACGCCGTGGGGCCGCGACCCGATCAAGGAACTCGCCGACGCCTGCGCGCGGCACCACCTGCCTTTCGGCTTCTACTACTCGCAGTCGCAGGACTGGCATGAGCGCGGCGGCGCGGGCAACGACTGGGACTTCCCGGCCGACGCCGTGAAGGACCAGGACGGCTCCTACGACCAGTACCTCCGCACGAAGGCCGAGCCGCAGGTCCGCGAGCTCCTCACCGGCTACGGCCCAGTCTGTCTCATCTGGTTTGATACGGCGCGCATGATGGGCGGCGAACGCGGCCGCCGCTTCGTCGACCTCGTCCGCTCGCTCCAGCCCAACACCCTCATCGACGGCCGGCTCGGCGTGCCCGGCGACTACGCATCCACCGGCGACAACGCGATCCCGGCGCGCGAGCGCCAGGGCGACTGGGAGGTGCCGGCGACCATCAATCACACCTGGGGTTACCGGACCGACGACACCGACTGGAAGGCGCCCGGTGACATCCTGTTCAAACTCGTCGATATCGTGTCCAAGGGCGGCAACTACCTGCTCAACATCGGCCCGATGGCCGACGGCGTCATTCCCCAGGGCAGCGTGGACAACCTGCGGACGGTCGGCCGCTGGCTGAAGGTCAACGGCGAGGCGGTGTACGGCGCGGGCCGCACCCCCTTCGGTGAGGAGTACGGCGACTACGCGCAGTCGCTCAAAAACCGCCAGGGCGAGCCGTGGTTCCTGCCGCTGCAGGAGTGGCGCTGCACGACCAAGCCCGGGAAACTCTACTTCACGGTCTTCCACGTCGGCGGCGCGCCGCGCAAGGGGGCAGACGCGATGTTCCGGCTCCCGAACTTTAAGAACGCGATCAAACGCGCGTACTACCTTCACGATCCGCAGCAGACGCCGCTCCCGATCCAGCCGCATCCGGAAGGCGGCCGCTACGTCGACGTCACCCGCCACCTCAACGACACGATGGGCTGGGTGCTCGTTGTCGAAATCGAGGGCGACACCGTCGTGAAGGGCTGA
- a CDS encoding PIN domain-containing protein — protein MIYLPDTNVFSRFLRGGETNLALHDRLLGELPFCRISAIVLSELEYGAAKSGMPKHRERVAQLRSILPDIAPFDADAAAYAGNVRAYLATLKPNAQPIGPYDALLAGQALALGACVVTGNTDEFRRVPGLIVEDW, from the coding sequence GTGATCTATCTCCCTGACACGAACGTGTTCTCGCGGTTCTTGCGCGGCGGAGAGACGAATCTCGCGCTGCACGACCGGCTGCTCGGTGAGCTGCCCTTCTGCCGCATCTCGGCAATCGTATTGAGCGAACTTGAGTATGGCGCGGCCAAGTCCGGGATGCCCAAACATCGCGAGCGGGTGGCCCAGCTCCGCAGCATCCTTCCGGACATCGCGCCGTTCGATGCCGACGCCGCGGCCTATGCAGGCAATGTCCGTGCTTATCTGGCGACCCTGAAGCCCAACGCGCAACCGATCGGGCCCTACGACGCGTTGTTGGCCGGCCAGGCTCTCGCGCTCGGAGCATGCGTTGTGACTGGAAACACCGACGAGTTCCGCCGAGTGCCCGGACTCATCGTGGAAGATTGGTGA